In the genome of Streptomyces globosus, one region contains:
- a CDS encoding MOSC domain-containing protein, giving the protein MHVISVNVGRAAPSEHTDSPSGLTGIGKRPVAGPVRVAAPGPRGVGGSGVEGDGIGDLRHHGGDHQAVYAYAREDLDWWEAELARELPGGIFGENLTTAGIDLTGALVGERWRVGAEAVLEVASARIPCRTFQGVLGERAWVKRFTGAVRPGAYLRVVREGRISPGDPIEVVGRPDHDVTVGLWFRAFTTERELLPRTLAAGAAMEPKAHEKVQAYLRRQATVPAK; this is encoded by the coding sequence ATGCATGTGATCTCCGTGAACGTCGGCCGCGCGGCCCCCTCCGAACACACCGACTCCCCGAGCGGGCTGACCGGCATCGGCAAGCGGCCGGTCGCCGGCCCCGTGCGCGTCGCCGCGCCCGGCCCACGCGGGGTCGGCGGCAGCGGCGTCGAGGGGGACGGCATCGGGGACCTGCGCCACCACGGCGGGGACCACCAGGCCGTCTACGCGTACGCCCGCGAGGACCTCGACTGGTGGGAGGCCGAGCTGGCGCGCGAGCTGCCCGGCGGGATCTTCGGCGAGAACCTCACCACCGCGGGGATCGACCTGACCGGCGCCCTGGTCGGCGAGCGGTGGCGGGTCGGCGCGGAGGCCGTCCTGGAGGTCGCCTCGGCCCGCATCCCGTGCCGGACCTTCCAGGGGGTGCTGGGCGAGCGGGCCTGGGTGAAGCGGTTCACCGGGGCCGTGCGGCCGGGGGCGTACCTGCGTGTCGTCCGGGAGGGGCGGATCTCGCCCGGCGACCCGATCGAGGTCGTCGGCCGGCCGGACCACGACGTCACGGTGGGGCTGTGGTTCCGGGCCTTCACCACGGAGCGGGAGCTGCTGCCGCGCACGCTGGCGGCGGGGGCGGCGATGGAGCCGAAGGCCCACGAGAAGGTGCAGGCGTACCTGCGCAGGCAGGCGACGGTGCCCGCGAAGTAG
- a CDS encoding LysR family transcriptional regulator — protein sequence MIEARHLRILRAVAGTGSFSAAARELGCTQPAVSQQMKALEQSAGTPLLVRAGREMRLTQAGEALVRHAAGILAGLTAAEEEVAAIAGLRAGRVRLVSFPSGSSTLVPTALAAMRAEHPGTRISLVEAEPPRSVEMLRDGDCDVALAFRYAGSDPAGPHAGGAGAPTAEGWEDLVVRPLLTDRLVGLVPEGHRLAGSAGVRMAELADEPWIAGCPRCRRHLVEVCEDAGFTPRIDFATDDYPAVAGLVGAGLGVAVLPELAVESVRAKGVGTVAVEPPVEREIVALTLPDLARVPAVAATLAELERAAAR from the coding sequence GTGATCGAGGCACGTCATCTCCGGATCCTGCGCGCCGTCGCCGGGACCGGCTCCTTCTCCGCGGCCGCCCGCGAACTCGGGTGCACGCAGCCCGCCGTCTCCCAGCAGATGAAGGCGCTGGAGCAGTCGGCCGGCACGCCGCTGCTCGTCCGTGCCGGCCGCGAGATGCGCCTCACGCAGGCCGGCGAGGCCCTCGTACGGCACGCCGCGGGGATCCTCGCCGGTCTGACGGCCGCGGAGGAGGAGGTCGCCGCCATCGCCGGGCTGCGCGCCGGCCGGGTCCGGCTCGTCTCCTTCCCCAGCGGCAGCTCCACCCTGGTGCCGACGGCGCTGGCGGCGATGCGCGCCGAGCACCCGGGCACGCGGATCTCGCTGGTCGAGGCGGAGCCGCCGCGCTCGGTGGAGATGCTGCGCGACGGCGACTGCGACGTGGCCCTGGCCTTCCGCTACGCCGGCTCCGACCCGGCCGGCCCGCATGCCGGCGGCGCCGGGGCGCCGACTGCCGAGGGGTGGGAGGACCTGGTCGTGCGGCCCCTGCTGACGGACCGCCTCGTCGGGCTGGTGCCCGAGGGCCACCGGCTGGCCGGCTCGGCCGGGGTCCGCATGGCGGAACTCGCGGACGAGCCGTGGATCGCGGGCTGTCCGCGCTGCCGCCGCCACCTGGTCGAGGTGTGCGAGGACGCGGGCTTCACCCCGCGCATCGACTTCGCCACCGACGACTACCCGGCCGTCGCCGGCCTGGTCGGGGCGGGGCTCGGCGTCGCGGTGCTGCCGGAGCTCGCGGTGGAGTCCGTCCGCGCCAAGGGCGTGGGCACCGTGGCCGTCGAGCCCCCCGTCGAGCGCGAGATCGTGGCGCTGACGCTGCCCGACCTGGCCCGGGTGCCGGCCGTCGCCGCCACCCTCGCCGAGCTGGAGCGGGCCGCGGCGCGCTGA
- a CDS encoding WhiB family transcriptional regulator produces the protein MADFSRLPGPNADLWDWQLLAACRGVDSSLFFHPEGERGAARSAREASAKEVCMRCPVRSECAAHALAVREPYGVWGGLTEDEREELMGRARHRLIPASSTIGRITPD, from the coding sequence ATGGCAGATTTCTCCCGCCTTCCCGGACCGAACGCCGACCTCTGGGACTGGCAGCTGCTGGCCGCCTGCCGAGGGGTCGACAGCTCCCTCTTCTTCCACCCGGAGGGCGAGCGGGGCGCGGCCAGGAGTGCGCGCGAGGCCTCGGCTAAAGAGGTCTGCATGCGATGCCCGGTGCGTTCGGAATGCGCCGCGCACGCGCTGGCCGTCCGCGAGCCCTACGGGGTGTGGGGCGGCCTCACGGAGGACGAGCGCGAGGAGCTGATGGGGCGTGCCCGCCATCGGCTGATCCCCGCGTCGAGCACGATCGGACGGATCACACCGGACTGA
- a CDS encoding response regulator transcription factor has product MTSVLVCDDSPLAREALRRAVATVPGVERVTTAANGEEVLRRWGADRSDLILMDVRMPGLGGVETVRRLLSADPGARIIMLTVAEDLDGVALAVAAGARGYLHKDASRAELRATVTQALADPTWRLAPRRLRSAEMGAAPTLTAREIQVLEGMSHGRSNAEIGRELFLSEDTVKTHARRLFKKLGASDRAHAVALGFRWGLVR; this is encoded by the coding sequence ATGACTTCCGTCCTCGTCTGCGACGACTCCCCGCTTGCCCGAGAGGCGCTCCGTCGCGCGGTTGCCACCGTGCCCGGCGTCGAGCGCGTGACGACGGCTGCCAACGGCGAGGAAGTCCTCCGCCGCTGGGGCGCCGACCGCTCCGACCTCATTCTCATGGACGTACGGATGCCCGGGCTCGGCGGTGTGGAGACGGTGCGCCGGCTGCTCTCGGCCGATCCGGGCGCCCGCATCATCATGCTCACCGTCGCCGAGGACCTCGACGGCGTGGCCCTGGCCGTCGCCGCCGGCGCCCGCGGCTACCTGCACAAGGACGCCTCGCGCGCCGAACTGCGGGCCACGGTCACCCAGGCCCTGGCCGACCCGACCTGGCGGCTGGCCCCGCGCCGGCTCCGCTCCGCCGAGATGGGCGCCGCGCCCACCCTCACCGCGCGCGAGATCCAGGTCCTGGAGGGCATGAGCCACGGCCGGTCCAACGCGGAGATCGGGCGCGAGCTCTTCCTCTCCGAGGACACGGTCAAGACGCACGCCCGCCGGCTGTTCAAGAAGCTGGGCGCCTCGGACCGGGCACACGCCGTGGCGCTCGGGTTCCGCTGGGGCCTCGTCCGCTGA
- a CDS encoding sigma-70 family RNA polymerase sigma factor: MRDDEAMGSPAATGPTGAARGGGAGAVSDLVRRAVDGDEQATHDLLAFVHPLAIRYCRTRLSRLPGDARHFVEDLAQEVCVAVLMALPRYRDTGRPFEAFVFAIAAHKVADLQRAAMRHPGSTAVPSDEMPERPDDSLGPEERALLSSDAAWARKLLANLPETQRELLVLRVAVGLTAEETGQMLGMSPGAVRVAQHRALSRLRALAEQ; encoded by the coding sequence ATGCGCGACGACGAGGCCATGGGCTCCCCCGCGGCCACAGGGCCCACCGGAGCTGCCAGGGGCGGCGGCGCCGGGGCGGTCAGCGACCTCGTCCGGCGCGCCGTGGACGGTGACGAGCAGGCCACCCACGACCTGCTCGCCTTCGTGCACCCGCTGGCCATCCGCTACTGCCGCACCCGGCTCTCCCGGCTCCCGGGTGACGCCCGCCACTTCGTCGAGGACCTGGCGCAGGAGGTCTGCGTCGCCGTCCTGATGGCGCTCCCGCGCTACCGCGACACCGGCCGGCCCTTCGAGGCGTTCGTCTTCGCGATCGCCGCGCACAAGGTCGCCGACCTCCAGCGGGCCGCCATGCGCCACCCCGGCAGCACGGCCGTCCCGTCGGACGAGATGCCCGAGCGGCCGGACGACTCCCTCGGCCCGGAGGAGCGGGCGCTGCTCAGCAGCGACGCCGCCTGGGCCCGCAAACTGCTCGCCAACCTGCCGGAGACGCAGCGCGAGCTCCTCGTGCTGCGCGTCGCCGTCGGCCTGACCGCCGAGGAGACCGGCCAGATGCTCGGCATGTCCCCCGGCGCCGTCCGGGTGGCCCAGCACCGGGCGCTCAGCCGGCTGCGGGCCCTGGCCGAGCAGTAG
- the guaB gene encoding IMP dehydrogenase codes for MTVNSDGVPDKFAALGLTYDDVLLLPGSSDMAPDEIDTSSLISRNVRVNIPLLSAAMDKVTESRMAIAMARQGGVGVLHRNLSIADQANQVDLVKRSESGMVTDPITVHPDATLREADELCAKFRISGVPVTDAAGKLLGIVTNRDMAFESDRSRQVREVMTPMPLVTGKVGISGVDAMELLRRHKIEKLPLVDDAGVLKGLITVKDFVKAEKYPHAAKDKEGRLLVGAAVGVAGDAYERAQALIEAGVDFIVVDTAHGHSRLVGDMVAKIKSNASVDVIGGNVATRDGAQALVDAGADGIKVGVGPGSICTTRVVAGIGVPQVTAIYEAALAAKAAGVPVIGDGGLQYSGDIAKALVAGADTVMLGSLLAGCEESPGELLFINGKQFKSYRGMGSLGAMQSRGDRKSFSKDRYFQEGVGGDDKLIPEGIEGQVPYRGPLSAVVHQLVGGLRQSMFYVGGRTVPELQERGRFVRITSAGLKESHPHDIQMTVEAPNYSRQG; via the coding sequence ATGACTGTCAACTCCGACGGAGTGCCCGACAAATTCGCCGCGCTCGGACTCACGTACGACGACGTCCTGCTGCTGCCGGGCTCGTCGGACATGGCCCCGGACGAGATCGACACTTCCTCCCTCATCTCGCGGAACGTGCGGGTCAACATCCCGCTGCTGTCCGCCGCCATGGACAAGGTCACCGAGTCCCGCATGGCGATCGCGATGGCCCGCCAGGGCGGCGTCGGCGTGCTCCACCGCAACCTGTCCATCGCCGACCAGGCCAACCAGGTCGACCTGGTCAAGCGCTCCGAGTCCGGCATGGTGACCGACCCGATCACGGTCCACCCGGACGCGACGCTGCGCGAGGCCGACGAGCTGTGCGCGAAGTTCCGCATCTCCGGCGTGCCCGTCACCGACGCCGCCGGCAAGCTGCTCGGCATCGTCACCAACCGCGACATGGCCTTCGAGTCCGACCGCAGCCGCCAGGTGCGCGAGGTCATGACCCCGATGCCGCTCGTCACGGGCAAGGTGGGCATCTCCGGCGTGGACGCCATGGAGCTGCTGCGCCGCCACAAGATCGAGAAGCTGCCGCTGGTCGACGACGCGGGCGTCCTCAAGGGCCTGATCACGGTCAAGGACTTCGTCAAGGCCGAGAAGTACCCGCACGCGGCCAAGGACAAGGAGGGCCGCCTGCTGGTCGGCGCCGCGGTCGGCGTCGCCGGGGACGCCTACGAGCGCGCCCAGGCCCTCATCGAGGCCGGCGTCGACTTCATCGTCGTCGACACCGCGCACGGCCACTCCCGCCTCGTCGGGGACATGGTCGCCAAGATCAAGTCGAACGCGTCGGTCGACGTCATCGGCGGCAACGTCGCCACCCGCGACGGCGCGCAGGCCCTGGTCGACGCCGGCGCGGACGGCATCAAGGTCGGCGTGGGCCCCGGCTCCATCTGCACCACCCGCGTCGTCGCCGGCATCGGCGTCCCGCAGGTCACCGCCATCTACGAGGCCGCCCTGGCGGCCAAGGCCGCGGGCGTCCCCGTCATCGGCGACGGCGGCCTGCAGTACTCCGGCGACATCGCGAAGGCCCTGGTCGCCGGCGCCGACACGGTGATGCTCGGCTCGCTGCTGGCCGGCTGCGAGGAGTCCCCCGGCGAGCTGCTCTTCATCAACGGCAAGCAGTTCAAGTCGTACCGCGGCATGGGCTCCCTCGGCGCGATGCAGTCCCGCGGCGACCGCAAGTCCTTCTCCAAGGACCGCTACTTCCAGGAGGGCGTGGGCGGCGACGACAAGCTCATCCCCGAGGGCATCGAGGGCCAGGTGCCCTACCGCGGCCCGCTGTCCGCGGTGGTCCACCAGCTCGTCGGCGGCCTGCGCCAGTCGATGTTCTACGTCGGCGGCCGCACGGTGCCGGAGCTCCAGGAGCGGGGCCGGTTCGTCCGGATCACCTCCGCGGGGCTGAAGGAGAGCCACCCGCACGACATCCAGATGACGGTCGAGGCGCCGAACTACTCGCGCCAGGGCTGA
- a CDS encoding GuaB3 family IMP dehydrogenase-related protein, giving the protein MTEIEIGRGKRGRRAYAFDDIAIVPSRRTRDPKEVSIAWQIDAYRFELPFLAAPMDSVVSPQTAIRIGELGGLGVLNLEGLWTRHEDPQPLLDEIAELPEEAATRRLQEIYAAPIQADLIGQRIKEVRDSGVVTAAALSPQRTAQFSKAVVDAGVDIFVIRGTTVSAEHVSGAAEPLNLKQFIYELDVPVIVGGCATYTAALHLMRTGAAGVLVGFGGGAAHTTRNVLGIQVPMATAVADVAAARRDYMDESGGRYVHVIADGGVGWSGDLPKAIACGADAVMMGSPLARATDAPGRGHHWGMEAVHEDVPRGKKVHLGTVGTTEEILTGPSHTPDGSMNLFGALRRSMATTGYSELKEFQRVEVTVADSHHHG; this is encoded by the coding sequence GTGACTGAGATCGAGATCGGGCGCGGCAAGCGCGGCCGCAGGGCGTACGCGTTCGACGACATCGCCATCGTCCCGAGCCGGCGGACGCGGGACCCGAAGGAGGTCTCCATCGCCTGGCAGATCGACGCATACCGCTTCGAGCTCCCGTTCCTGGCTGCCCCGATGGACTCCGTCGTCTCCCCGCAGACCGCGATCCGCATCGGCGAGCTCGGCGGCCTCGGCGTCCTGAACCTCGAAGGCCTGTGGACCCGCCACGAGGACCCGCAGCCGCTGCTCGACGAGATCGCCGAGCTGCCGGAGGAGGCCGCGACCCGCCGCCTGCAGGAGATCTACGCGGCCCCGATCCAGGCCGACCTGATCGGTCAGCGCATCAAGGAGGTCCGCGACTCCGGCGTCGTCACCGCCGCCGCGCTCTCCCCGCAGCGCACCGCCCAGTTCTCCAAGGCCGTCGTCGACGCGGGCGTCGACATCTTCGTCATCCGCGGGACGACGGTCTCCGCGGAGCACGTCTCCGGCGCCGCCGAGCCGCTGAACCTGAAGCAGTTCATCTACGAGCTCGACGTCCCGGTCATCGTCGGCGGCTGCGCCACCTACACGGCGGCCCTGCACCTGATGCGCACCGGCGCGGCCGGCGTCCTCGTCGGCTTCGGCGGCGGCGCCGCGCACACCACCCGCAACGTGCTGGGCATCCAGGTCCCGATGGCCACGGCCGTCGCGGACGTGGCCGCCGCCCGCCGCGACTACATGGACGAGTCCGGCGGCCGCTACGTGCACGTCATCGCCGACGGCGGCGTGGGCTGGTCCGGCGACCTGCCCAAGGCCATCGCCTGCGGCGCCGACGCCGTGATGATGGGCTCCCCGCTGGCCCGCGCCACCGACGCGCCCGGCCGCGGCCACCACTGGGGCATGGAGGCCGTCCACGAGGACGTGCCGCGCGGCAAGAAGGTCCACCTGGGCACCGTCGGCACCACCGAGGAGATCCTCACCGGCCCGTCGCACACCCCGGACGGCTCCATGAACCTCTTCGGCGCGCTGCGCCGCTCGATGGCCACCACCGGCTACAGCGAGCTGAAGGAGTTCCAGCGCGTCGAGGTCACCGTCGCGGACAGCCACCACCACGGCTGA
- a CDS encoding nucleotide sugar dehydrogenase, whose protein sequence is MPADLAVIGLGHLGLPLAQAAVAAGIETVGYDIGPATGSTLTAAEVRRMSAAGFRVTANPADLGRVRTAVICAPTQLGADRALDLGAVGEAGRALAARLRPHTTVILESAAHPGTTEEYLRPILESGSGLRAGRDFHLAYSPSRHDPGNRTHTIANTPKVIGGLTPACTESAHAFYARIAEKVVRARGLREAETVQLLETNYRHVNIALMNEMAVLCHDLGVDLWDVIRCAETKPYGFQAFRPGPGVGGHSVPLDPNYLPHTTRTPGHPLRMVGLAQEINGRMPQYVIQRCATLLNEHGKSARGARILLLGVTYKPDLADQEGSPAPEIASRLLDLGALISYHDPYVAGWRVRDQPVPRAESLYEAAATADLTILLQHHRTYDLQGLAVKAQLLLDTRGASPAGAAHRL, encoded by the coding sequence ATGCCCGCAGACCTCGCCGTCATCGGACTCGGCCACCTCGGCCTCCCACTGGCCCAGGCCGCCGTCGCAGCAGGGATCGAGACCGTCGGCTACGACATCGGCCCGGCCACCGGTTCCACTCTCACCGCCGCCGAGGTCCGCCGCATGTCGGCCGCCGGCTTCCGGGTCACCGCCAACCCCGCCGACCTCGGCCGGGTCCGCACCGCCGTCATCTGCGCCCCCACCCAGCTCGGCGCCGACCGCGCCCTCGACCTCGGCGCCGTCGGCGAGGCGGGCCGGGCCCTGGCCGCCCGGCTGCGCCCCCACACCACCGTGATCCTGGAGTCCGCGGCCCACCCGGGGACCACCGAGGAGTACCTGCGCCCGATCCTGGAGTCCGGCTCGGGCCTGCGCGCCGGCCGCGACTTCCACCTGGCGTACTCCCCCAGCCGCCACGACCCCGGCAACCGCACCCACACCATCGCCAACACGCCCAAGGTCATCGGCGGCCTCACCCCCGCCTGCACCGAGTCCGCCCACGCCTTCTACGCCCGCATCGCCGAGAAGGTCGTCCGCGCCCGCGGGCTGCGCGAGGCCGAGACCGTCCAGCTCCTGGAAACCAACTACCGGCACGTGAACATCGCGCTGATGAACGAGATGGCCGTCCTCTGCCACGACCTCGGCGTCGACCTGTGGGACGTCATCCGCTGCGCCGAGACCAAGCCGTACGGCTTCCAGGCCTTCCGCCCCGGCCCCGGCGTCGGCGGCCACAGCGTCCCCCTCGACCCCAACTACCTCCCCCACACCACACGCACCCCCGGCCACCCCCTGCGCATGGTCGGCCTCGCCCAGGAGATCAACGGGCGGATGCCCCAGTACGTCATCCAGCGCTGCGCCACCCTGCTGAACGAGCACGGCAAGTCCGCCCGCGGGGCCCGCATCCTGCTCCTCGGCGTCACCTACAAGCCGGACCTTGCGGACCAGGAGGGCTCCCCGGCCCCGGAGATCGCCAGCCGCCTCCTCGACCTCGGCGCGCTGATCAGCTACCACGACCCGTACGTCGCCGGCTGGCGGGTCCGCGACCAGCCGGTCCCCCGCGCCGAGTCCCTCTACGAGGCCGCCGCCACCGCCGACCTGACGATCCTCCTCCAGCACCACCGCACCTACGACCTCCAGGGCCTGGCGGTCAAGGCGCAGCTGCTCCTGGACACGCGCGGGGCGAGCCCGGCCGGCGCCGCCCACCGGCTCTGA
- a CDS encoding glycerol-3-phosphate dehydrogenase/oxidase: protein MRTATLGPAQRADALARMAERELDVLVVGAGVVGAGTVLDAATRGLRTGIVEARDWASGTSSRSSKLIHGGLRYLEMLDFALVREALKERGLLLERLAPHLVRPVPFLYPLRHKGWERLYAGSGVALYDAMSVSSGHGRGLPVHRHLSRRRALRVAPALRKDALVGALQYYDAQMDDARYVTNLVRTAAVYGAHCANRARVVGFLREGERVVGARVQDVEGGREYEVRARQVVNATGVWTDDTQVLIAERGQFHVRASKGVHLVVPKDRINSTTGLILRTEKSVLFVIPWGRHWIVGTTDTDWDLDKAHPAASSADIDYLLERVNSVLAVPLTRDDVEGVYAGLRPLLAGESDATSKLSREHTVAHPVPGLVVVAGGKYTTYRVMAKDAVDEAVHGLDQRVADCVTEDVPLVGAEGYRALWNGRAAIAARSGLHVVRVEHLLNRYGSMVDELLDLIAADPSLGEPLGGAEDYLRAEVVYAASHEGARHLDDVMTRRTRISIETFDRGTRSARECAELMAPVLGWDEQQIEKEVEHYEKRVQAERESQRQPDDQTADAARLGAPDIVPL from the coding sequence GTGAGGACAGCGACACTGGGGCCGGCGCAGCGCGCCGACGCCCTCGCCCGGATGGCCGAGCGGGAACTTGACGTGCTCGTGGTGGGCGCCGGCGTGGTCGGCGCGGGCACCGTGCTGGACGCCGCGACCAGGGGCCTGCGGACCGGGATCGTCGAGGCGCGGGACTGGGCGTCCGGGACGTCCAGCCGGTCCAGCAAGCTGATCCACGGCGGCCTGCGCTACCTGGAGATGCTCGACTTCGCCCTCGTGCGCGAGGCGCTGAAGGAGCGCGGCCTGCTGCTGGAGCGGCTCGCCCCGCACCTCGTCCGGCCCGTGCCCTTCCTCTACCCGCTCCGGCACAAGGGCTGGGAGCGCCTCTACGCCGGCTCCGGCGTCGCCCTGTACGACGCGATGTCCGTCTCCAGCGGGCACGGCCGCGGCCTGCCCGTGCACCGGCACCTCTCCCGCCGGCGCGCCCTGCGGGTGGCCCCGGCCCTGCGCAAGGACGCCCTCGTGGGCGCCCTGCAGTACTACGACGCCCAGATGGACGACGCCCGGTACGTCACCAACCTGGTGCGGACGGCCGCGGTGTACGGGGCGCACTGCGCCAACCGGGCGAGGGTCGTCGGCTTCCTGCGCGAGGGCGAGCGGGTCGTCGGCGCGCGCGTGCAGGACGTGGAGGGCGGGCGGGAGTACGAGGTCCGCGCCCGCCAGGTGGTCAACGCGACGGGGGTGTGGACGGACGACACGCAGGTGCTGATCGCGGAGCGCGGCCAGTTCCACGTCCGGGCGTCGAAGGGCGTCCACCTCGTCGTGCCGAAGGACCGGATCAACTCGACCACCGGGCTGATCCTGCGGACGGAGAAGTCGGTCCTGTTCGTCATCCCGTGGGGCCGGCACTGGATCGTGGGCACCACCGACACCGACTGGGACCTGGACAAGGCGCACCCTGCGGCGTCCAGCGCGGACATCGACTACCTGCTGGAGCGTGTCAACTCGGTCCTGGCCGTCCCCCTCACGAGGGATGACGTGGAAGGCGTGTACGCGGGCCTGCGGCCCCTGCTGGCGGGCGAGTCGGACGCGACGAGCAAGCTGTCCCGCGAGCACACCGTGGCGCACCCGGTGCCGGGGCTGGTCGTCGTGGCGGGCGGCAAGTACACGACGTACCGGGTGATGGCGAAGGACGCGGTGGACGAGGCGGTGCACGGCCTCGACCAGCGGGTCGCCGACTGCGTCACCGAGGACGTGCCGCTGGTGGGCGCGGAGGGGTACAGGGCCCTGTGGAACGGCCGGGCCGCCATCGCCGCCCGGTCCGGGCTCCATGTGGTGCGGGTGGAGCACCTGTTGAACCGGTACGGGTCGATGGTGGACGAGCTGCTGGACCTGATCGCGGCCGACCCCTCGCTCGGCGAGCCGCTCGGCGGGGCGGAGGACTACCTGCGGGCGGAGGTGGTCTACGCGGCCTCGCACGAAGGGGCCCGCCACCTCGACGACGTGATGACCCGCCGGACGCGGATCTCGATCGAGACGTTCGACCGGGGGACCCGCTCGGCGCGGGAGTGCGCCGAGCTGATGGCCCCGGTGCTGGGGTGGGACGAGCAGCAGATCGAGAAGGAAGTGGAGCACTACGAGAAGAGGGTGCAGGCGGAGCGCGAATCGCAGCGCCAGCCGGACGACCAGACGGCGGATGCCGCCAGGCTGGGCGCGCCCGACATCGTTCCGTTGTAA